A section of the Clostridium omnivorum genome encodes:
- a CDS encoding type I restriction-modification system subunit M, protein MAIKKSELYSSLWESCDKLRGGMDASLYKDYILTLLFVKYVTDRYKGDRFAEIIVPEGGSFDDMVAAKNKSNIGEEIDKIISKLAEANNLKGVIDVAQFNDEEKIGKGQEMVDKLTELIGIFQNPKLDFKSNRAGGDDILGDAYEYLMQNFATESGKSKGQFYTPAEVSRVMAKVIGIANATSSSQTLYDPACGSGSLLIRAADEASVNITIYGQEKDVPTAGLAKMNLVLHNKATGTIARENTLAHPFFKEGDQNSNELKRFDYVVANPPFSLKAWGLGFNPSSDVYSRFTDYGLPPEKNGDYAWLLHLVKSMKSTGKGAIILPHGVLFRGNVEAAIRKNIIDHGYIKGIIGLPANLFYGTGIPACIIVLDKENASSRKGIFMIDASKGFIKDGNKNRLREQDIHKIVDVFTKQLEVPKYSRLVPNDEIKIDNDYNLNIPRYIDSSGPEDVQNIEAHLKGGIPAEDIEKLEMFWSVYPSLKTVLFSECERPGFLKLNVLKDDIRSTIFEHDEFVNYGKKVHSAANNWIDSNKEKLKNLKIGDNPKKLINDIGEQILEIFSEVSLIDNYDVYQQLLTYWGDIMQDDVYAICYDGWEAGREIDIEYTTPKKGKPKEKGFEGRIISKTLIISEYFKSEQTAIDDLEAKKDEVVRNYEELYEEYSGEEGLLSEVIVDEKIKPADLKARIKELKKEKSNDEELAVLQQYEKLLEEEAAYNKKIKEAKEALDKKVKDKYKILTVEEIEHLVVDLKWNKSIFEGIEAIYSAVSHNLASRIIELAERYETTLLEYNDEVEELEAKVKSHLERMGFAW, encoded by the coding sequence ATGGCAATTAAAAAGAGTGAACTATACAGCTCCCTATGGGAAAGCTGCGATAAGCTTAGAGGTGGAATGGATGCATCTCTGTATAAGGATTATATATTAACATTACTATTCGTAAAGTATGTAACTGATAGATATAAGGGAGATAGATTTGCAGAAATTATAGTACCAGAAGGCGGAAGCTTTGATGATATGGTGGCTGCTAAAAACAAATCAAATATCGGAGAAGAAATAGATAAAATAATTTCAAAACTGGCAGAAGCAAACAACCTTAAGGGTGTTATTGATGTTGCTCAGTTTAATGATGAAGAAAAGATAGGTAAAGGTCAGGAAATGGTAGATAAGCTTACAGAGCTTATTGGAATATTCCAGAATCCTAAACTTGACTTCAAAAGTAATAGAGCCGGTGGAGACGATATATTAGGAGACGCCTACGAATACCTGATGCAGAATTTTGCAACAGAGTCCGGAAAGAGCAAGGGACAATTTTATACACCTGCTGAAGTTTCAAGAGTAATGGCTAAGGTTATAGGTATAGCAAATGCAACTAGTTCTTCACAAACTCTTTACGACCCGGCATGCGGCTCAGGTTCATTACTTATTCGTGCAGCAGATGAGGCATCAGTAAATATAACAATTTATGGCCAGGAAAAAGATGTACCAACAGCAGGTCTAGCAAAAATGAACTTGGTACTTCATAACAAGGCTACTGGTACAATAGCCAGAGAAAACACACTGGCACATCCCTTCTTTAAAGAAGGAGACCAAAACAGCAATGAGCTTAAGCGTTTTGATTATGTTGTAGCAAATCCGCCCTTTTCCCTAAAAGCATGGGGGTTAGGTTTTAATCCATCTAGTGATGTATATAGCAGATTTACAGACTATGGGTTACCACCAGAAAAAAATGGTGATTATGCCTGGTTACTTCATTTAGTTAAGTCTATGAAAAGTACTGGAAAAGGAGCAATAATCCTTCCCCATGGTGTTTTATTCAGAGGCAATGTGGAAGCAGCCATAAGAAAAAATATTATTGATCATGGCTATATAAAAGGGATAATAGGTCTTCCTGCCAACCTTTTTTATGGAACAGGAATACCGGCATGTATCATAGTTCTTGATAAAGAAAATGCTTCTTCTCGAAAGGGCATATTTATGATAGATGCAAGCAAGGGCTTTATTAAGGATGGAAATAAAAACAGACTTAGAGAACAGGATATACACAAAATTGTTGATGTGTTCACCAAACAATTAGAAGTGCCAAAGTATTCAAGATTAGTGCCTAATGATGAAATAAAAATAGACAATGACTACAATCTTAATATACCTCGTTATATAGATAGCAGCGGGCCTGAGGATGTTCAAAACATTGAAGCACATCTTAAAGGCGGTATTCCAGCAGAGGATATTGAAAAGCTTGAAATGTTTTGGTCTGTTTATCCATCACTTAAAACTGTTTTGTTTTCAGAATGCGAAAGACCAGGGTTCTTAAAGCTCAATGTATTAAAGGATGATATAAGGAGTACAATTTTTGAGCATGATGAATTTGTGAATTATGGGAAAAAGGTACACTCGGCTGCTAATAATTGGATAGATTCAAATAAAGAAAAGTTAAAAAATCTTAAAATTGGAGATAATCCAAAGAAATTAATAAATGATATTGGTGAACAAATACTTGAAATATTCTCTGAGGTATCTCTTATTGATAACTATGATGTTTATCAACAGCTTCTTACCTACTGGGGAGATATAATGCAGGATGATGTTTATGCAATTTGTTATGATGGCTGGGAAGCTGGAAGAGAGATAGATATAGAATACACCACTCCTAAAAAGGGTAAACCAAAGGAAAAGGGCTTTGAAGGAAGAATTATTTCCAAAACGCTTATTATTTCTGAGTACTTTAAGTCAGAACAAACCGCCATAGATGATTTAGAAGCTAAGAAAGATGAAGTGGTAAGAAACTATGAAGAACTTTATGAAGAATACAGCGGAGAAGAGGGGCTATTAAGTGAAGTTATAGTTGACGAAAAAATAAAGCCAGCAGACTTGAAGGCAAGAATTAAGGAACTTAAAAAAGAAAAAAGCAACGATGAGGAACTGGCAGTATTGCAACAATATGAAAAGTTATTAGAGGAAGAAGCTGCATATAATAAAAAAATAAAAGAAGCTAAGGAAGCTCTTGATAAGAAAGTAAAGGATAAATATAAGATACTTACAGTTGAAGAGATAGAACATCTTGTAGTTGATTTAAAGTGGAACAAGAGCATATTTGAAGGTATTGAGGCTATATATTCTGCAGTATCTCATAACCTTGCAAGCCGTATAATTGAATTGGCAGAAAGATATGAAACTACATTATTGGAGTACAATGATGAGGTTGAAGAACTTGAAGCTAAAGTAAAATCTCATTTGGAGAGGATGGGGTTTGCATGGTAG
- a CDS encoding restriction endonuclease subunit S — translation MVENVLEGYKKTEVGVIPEEWKVRKLKQITNMKSGVSITAKDIDESGEYPCYGGNGLRGYTSRFTHNGRYALIGRQGALCGNVQYVEGTFFASEHAVVVTPNPEIDIEWLSYMLIDMNLNQYSESSAQPGLSVTKILELSIPVPSKRAEQTAISTALSDIDELINSLTKLIDKKKNIRQGVMQELLRGRKRLNGFSGEWETKIVEEIAVVSRGRVISHKEISNSLLKKYPVYSSQTTSNGIMGYIDSYDFDGEYITWTTDGVNAGTVFYRKGKFNCTNVCGTIKLLHGNHYFVAKRLELETGKFVSKNLANPKLMNDVMKKITITIPPTIKEQTAIAQILTDMDNEINKLTQKLDKYKTLKQAMMQELLTGKRRLI, via the coding sequence ATGGTAGAAAATGTGCTTGAAGGATATAAGAAAACTGAAGTTGGTGTAATTCCAGAGGAATGGAAAGTAAGAAAATTAAAGCAAATAACTAATATGAAAAGTGGAGTAAGTATTACTGCCAAGGATATTGATGAATCTGGTGAGTATCCTTGTTATGGGGGAAATGGTCTAAGAGGATATACATCTAGGTTTACTCATAATGGAAGGTACGCTCTAATTGGACGACAAGGAGCTTTATGTGGAAATGTTCAGTATGTTGAAGGAACTTTTTTTGCATCAGAACATGCAGTTGTTGTAACTCCAAATCCAGAAATAGATATTGAATGGCTATCGTATATGTTGATTGATATGAATTTAAATCAGTATTCGGAATCATCAGCACAACCAGGTTTATCTGTAACAAAGATACTGGAACTTTCAATACCCGTGCCATCAAAGAGAGCTGAACAAACTGCTATATCTACTGCTTTATCCGATATTGATGAACTAATTAACTCACTAACAAAGTTAATTGATAAAAAGAAGAATATTAGGCAAGGAGTAATGCAGGAACTGCTTAGGGGTAGAAAAAGACTTAATGGATTTAGTGGGGAGTGGGAAACGAAAATCGTTGAGGAGATTGCAGTTGTTTCCAGAGGAAGGGTAATAAGTCATAAGGAAATATCTAATTCATTACTAAAAAAGTATCCTGTGTATTCATCACAAACAACAAGTAATGGAATAATGGGATATATTGACAGTTATGATTTCGATGGAGAGTATATTACATGGACAACTGATGGTGTAAATGCAGGAACAGTATTCTATAGGAAAGGTAAATTTAACTGCACTAATGTGTGTGGGACAATTAAACTACTACACGGAAATCACTATTTTGTTGCGAAAAGACTTGAGTTAGAGACAGGTAAATTTGTGTCTAAAAATTTAGCTAATCCTAAGCTAATGAATGATGTTATGAAAAAAATTACAATAACAATCCCACCAACCATTAAAGAGCAAACAGCTATAGCCCAAATTCTTACTGACATGGACAATGAAATAAATAAACTAACTCAAAAACTCGACAAATACAAAACCTTAAAACAAGCAATGATGCAGGAACTTCTTACTGGTAAAAGGAGATTGATTTAA
- a CDS encoding type I restriction endonuclease subunit R, translating into MNVGEIERITQERVVKLFIDKLGYSYLGNWEERKNSNVEEEYLKKHLKNAGYSPVLITKAINEFVNNASNQQLSLYDLNKEVYSALRYGVKVRENPGEAPKTVMLINWKEVWKNDFYIAEEVTVEGSHSKRPDIVLYVNGIALGVLELKRSTVSVSEGIRQNIDNQKENFIRQFFATMGLIMAGNDSEGIAYGVIETKEKYYLSWKEDKDAEDKISKHIRTLCDTVDYKLDKNIISICEQNRFLEILYDFIVFDRGIKKACRPNQYFGVKAAQERLKSREGGIIWHTQGSGKSLTMVWLAKWIKENKKDSRILVITDREELDEQIEKVFMGVGESIYRTKSGRDLINKLNEATPVMICSLVHKFGRRGGELTDKDYESYIDEIKDSLPKDFRAKGDVYVFVDECHRTQSGKLHKAMKAILPNSVFIGFTGTPLIQKDKQSSIEIFGTYIHTYKFDEAVKDKVVLDLRYEARDVDQNIVSQEKIDQWFEIKTKGLTDVAKAQLKQRWGTMQKIFSSKSRLSKIASDIYFDISTKDRLQNGRGNAMLVAGSIYEACKYYELFQDMGLKKCAIITSYNPNISDIKGESVDTDSETEKLEKYEIYQKMLGGKDSATFEKEVKDKFINEPAQMKLLIVVDKLLTGFDAPSATYLYIDKSMRDHGLFQAICRVNRLDSEDKEYGYIIDYKDLFKKLEKAVEDYTSEAFDAYDKDDVKGLLKDRLKEAKEHLEELLEGLRALCEPIAPPKGTLECQRYFCGINAEDLEELKNNEPKRVALYKLTASLIRAYAEIAPEITDEAVGYTSVQAVAIKKEVESYIKLRDEIKHASGDYIDLKKYEPDMRHLIDTYISAEESRRVSALEDMSLIEVIVNRGVDFVDELPEGIKKNKEAAAETIENNVRRKIIEKTETNPKYFEKMSQLLKELVELRKRAAVSYEEYLKQIVELTKKVHKQENDTNYPEDIRKSKALMALYDNLDHNEELAKKIHNSIITDGQDGWRGDPSKSRRIRGIIYSYIGEDGDRLEKIFKIAENQGEY; encoded by the coding sequence ATGAATGTGGGGGAAATAGAAAGAATAACACAGGAAAGAGTAGTTAAACTTTTTATTGATAAGTTGGGGTATAGCTATTTAGGTAATTGGGAAGAAAGAAAAAATAGTAATGTAGAAGAGGAATACCTTAAAAAACATCTTAAGAATGCAGGGTATTCCCCTGTGCTTATAACAAAGGCAATTAATGAATTTGTAAATAATGCTTCTAATCAGCAGTTATCTTTGTATGACCTAAATAAAGAGGTTTATTCTGCACTGCGATATGGGGTAAAGGTTCGTGAAAATCCTGGAGAAGCACCTAAGACAGTTATGTTAATTAACTGGAAAGAGGTTTGGAAAAATGATTTTTACATCGCTGAAGAGGTAACTGTTGAAGGAAGCCATTCAAAACGACCTGATATTGTATTATATGTAAATGGTATTGCTCTTGGAGTTTTGGAGCTTAAGAGAAGTACTGTATCTGTAAGTGAAGGTATTAGGCAAAATATTGATAACCAAAAGGAAAATTTTATAAGACAGTTTTTCGCCACCATGGGGTTAATAATGGCCGGTAATGACAGCGAAGGCATAGCCTATGGGGTTATAGAGACTAAAGAAAAGTATTACCTTTCCTGGAAAGAAGATAAGGATGCAGAAGATAAAATTTCAAAGCATATACGAACCCTTTGTGACACAGTAGATTACAAGCTGGATAAAAATATAATAAGCATATGTGAGCAAAATAGATTTCTTGAAATACTATATGATTTTATAGTATTTGATAGAGGAATCAAAAAAGCTTGCCGTCCTAATCAGTACTTTGGAGTAAAAGCAGCACAGGAAAGATTAAAGTCACGTGAGGGCGGTATAATCTGGCACACTCAAGGTTCAGGAAAAAGCCTAACCATGGTATGGCTGGCTAAATGGATTAAAGAAAATAAAAAGGATTCTCGTATTCTAGTTATTACTGACAGAGAGGAATTAGACGAGCAGATAGAAAAGGTATTTATGGGTGTAGGTGAATCTATTTATAGGACTAAAAGCGGTAGGGATTTAATCAATAAATTGAATGAAGCTACTCCTGTTATGATTTGTTCTCTTGTTCATAAGTTTGGCAGGCGCGGCGGAGAGCTTACCGATAAAGATTATGAAAGCTATATAGATGAAATAAAAGATAGTTTGCCTAAAGATTTTAGAGCAAAAGGTGATGTGTATGTCTTTGTTGATGAATGTCATAGAACACAGTCTGGTAAGTTACACAAGGCCATGAAAGCTATACTGCCTAATTCTGTATTTATTGGTTTTACAGGTACGCCTTTAATTCAAAAGGATAAACAGTCCAGTATAGAGATTTTTGGAACATATATTCATACCTATAAATTTGATGAAGCAGTTAAGGATAAGGTAGTATTAGATTTACGCTATGAGGCAAGAGATGTAGATCAGAATATTGTATCCCAGGAAAAGATAGATCAGTGGTTTGAGATTAAAACAAAGGGTCTGACAGATGTAGCTAAAGCACAGTTGAAACAGCGGTGGGGAACCATGCAAAAGATTTTTAGCTCAAAGTCACGCTTAAGTAAAATTGCAAGTGATATATATTTCGATATTTCAACGAAGGATAGGTTGCAAAATGGCAGAGGAAACGCCATGCTTGTAGCAGGCAGCATATATGAAGCCTGTAAGTACTACGAGTTGTTTCAGGATATGGGACTTAAAAAGTGTGCTATTATAACTTCTTATAATCCTAATATATCTGATATTAAAGGAGAATCTGTTGATACTGACAGCGAGACAGAAAAGCTGGAAAAGTATGAGATATATCAGAAGATGCTTGGTGGTAAAGATTCAGCTACTTTTGAGAAGGAAGTTAAAGATAAGTTTATAAATGAACCAGCGCAAATGAAATTATTAATAGTTGTTGATAAGCTATTAACGGGATTTGATGCTCCATCAGCTACTTATCTTTATATTGATAAATCCATGAGGGACCATGGATTGTTTCAGGCTATATGCCGTGTTAATAGACTTGACAGTGAAGATAAGGAATATGGATATATCATAGATTATAAAGACTTATTTAAAAAGCTTGAAAAAGCTGTTGAAGATTATACCTCTGAAGCTTTTGATGCTTATGATAAGGATGATGTAAAGGGGCTTCTTAAGGATAGGCTTAAAGAGGCCAAAGAACATCTGGAAGAGCTTCTTGAAGGCTTAAGAGCTCTTTGCGAACCAATAGCACCGCCTAAAGGAACACTTGAATGTCAAAGATACTTCTGCGGGATTAATGCAGAGGATTTGGAAGAATTAAAAAATAATGAGCCTAAGAGAGTAGCTTTGTATAAACTGACAGCTTCATTAATACGGGCTTATGCAGAAATTGCACCAGAGATTACTGATGAAGCTGTTGGATATACTTCAGTACAAGCAGTAGCTATAAAGAAAGAAGTTGAAAGTTATATAAAACTTAGAGATGAAATAAAACATGCCAGTGGTGATTACATTGACCTCAAAAAATATGAGCCAGATATGAGACATTTAATTGATACCTACATTAGTGCTGAGGAAAGCAGAAGAGTATCTGCCCTAGAGGACATGTCACTTATAGAGGTTATTGTAAACCGTGGAGTAGACTTTGTAGATGAATTACCAGAAGGTATAAAAAAGAATAAAGAGGCAGCAGCTGAAACTATTGAGAATAACGTTAGAAGAAAGATAATAGAAAAAACAGAAACAAACCCTAAGTACTTTGAAAAAATGTCTCAGCTCTTAAAAGAACTGGTGGAACTGCGAAAAAGAGCTGCTGTTAGTTATGAAGAGTATCTTAAGCAAATAGTAGAGCTTACTAAAAAAGTTCACAAGCAGGAGAATGATACAAATTATCCGGAAGATA